The following DNA comes from Castanea sativa cultivar Marrone di Chiusa Pesio chromosome 10, ASM4071231v1.
tgaaattggatttcataaatatatgatgactaatttaaaggattaaaccgggtactcaaagaattaaaatgtactaatctacaaagtgacagtcttctttcatgactttgtattactatgaatattttatgaaagggttgcatgtacaataaaatcttgggatataatttataaataaggcctagagtgcaattatatttatatagtggtattaaatataattaatggtaattttgaacttttcaagagttgacaaaaaagcccaaggcctattggaactggtgtcttattggtcccttttggtcccactccaagccacacacttaagcccaattggaaaggcccaaaatgcCAGCCCAATCAAATAATCAGTttgatacaaagggagaaacatatagaattttcaGGGGTGAACAACaataacactattgtgaaaaggTGTGTagtaagtgttagacactttaaTATTCTCCCtttagaaactgattgagagaccacacatcttgggtgctagtggaattggagtgaagattgaaagtgttcccgagtgcttctgatctttgattttgaaattcaccgctccaaggtacactctcttgttctcaaattctagAACTTATGTAGTGCATgctaacatttatgaatgaagtagattcgttgtTTTTCCGTTGCgtatttgtttaacatgttttgagttttggaattattgacaatagtttcatgttgttagaaattagttttctgcatggctattgaaattattgtttgataaaaactgatattgatgttatgatgttgtttaattttgagtttaagtatgttaaattgaactttaaggctatagcatcaatgtaattcagttttgatatcaatttatgttcataatgatcatatgatggttgttttgtacatgaaaacGTTGAAAAattgtcttagaaaaattctggaaaatttgaaattcgcgacgctcgatcgatcaagctgACAGAAgttttcttgatcgatcgaggatctgttgAGCATCGATCAAGCTTCGCAGAATtgtttctcgatcgattgagaatctgtcgaggatcgattGAGCATCCAGAACTttattcgatcgatcgagcatctgtcgaggatcgatcgaggatTGTGGATCcagaattttctctaagtgtttttacatatataaagagcaaggctatgtgtaatttgtttatgcatgttttaaattaaaaaaaaacctttattttaaaaacatctagtgggagagagatacaagggttgcatctcatgggctccattgttggttcatagtagtgtgaaatatatactttgtctttgtttcgagcttagcattccatgcagagagtatttatttcatggtcctacaagattgaatttcttggtttatagtggtttgatcaaacaccttgtcttagattcgagctttgcattccatgcggaaggtgttttatcatggtactacaaaataagccggttaaagggatgaaatgtggctacacatgattctaaacaatggtatacactagactaagtattatagtatcctctatgctgagttcttactattattacttagaggctaaatttaaaaacgacatattattagtgtttgataagagttatcatgatagcaccaATAAtaagaatagttctcaatcaatcatagtatttaatgtccACCCTatggtttgttgttgttgatcttccatCTATTCCAAATTTGAAAGATTATCAAGGCTGAGTAACCACATACTTCCAACTCTTTCACTCCAAGACCTAGGGTTGCTCGTAACCCCATAATGCAAGCATCATATTCAGTTGCATTGTTAGTGGTAGGAAAGTTAAGCCTACTAGAAAATGGGATGTGTGTcccttttggagaaattaagagAATTCCAATTCCACTTCCATTTTGATTAGTTGCTCCATCgaaatacatcttccatgattctACCTCAATTCTCATGATATCCTCATCCAGAAAGTCTCCTTGGATTTCTTTAGCTTCTTCTAGTGAACAGTGGGCTAATTGATCAGCAATTGCTCTCCCCTTCATAGACTGCTGGgtcacatatttaatatcaaattcaGACAGAAGTAGAACCCATTTAGTGGCCTTTCCATCTTGCACAGGCTTCTCCATTAGATATTTCAATGGGTTCATTCTTGCAATCAATAAGACCTTGTAAGCAAGCATATAGTGTCTAAGTTTACGGGTTGCAAAAGTGCTACACATGTCTTCTCAAGTGGTGAGTACTTCTCTTCAtaagccaacatcttcttcctAATGTAGTAGAACACATTCTCTTTCCTAGTCTCCTCTAGGTATTGAGCGAGCAAAGCCTCTATTGTTGTATCCGTAGTTGTAAGATACAACAATAGTGGTTTTTTAGGTACTGGTGGAACCAATATTGGTGGCATCATCAAATAATTCTTGATCTTTTCAAAAGCCTCTTGGCATTGTTCATTCCGTACTATGGGAACTTCCTTCTTGAGCAGTCGgaaaagtggctcacatgtcaTGGTGAGCTGGGCTATAAATCTGCTGATGTATTGTACCCACCCTAGAAACCCTCGGATCTCCTTTTCAGTCCTTGGAGGCTTCATCTCTACAATTGCTTTGATTTTGTCaggattgacttcaattcccCTCTGGCTTACCATAAACCCTAGTAACTTTCCAGAGGTCACACTAGAAGCGCACTTCTCTGGATTCAACTACAACTTATCAAATtggattctttcaaagaacttgcATAAAGCTGGTATATGCCCTTCACGGTCTTTGGACTTCcctatcatatcatcaacataaacttctacttctcTGTGGATTAAATTATGTAACAAAGTGGTGGTTGCACGTTGGTAAGTAGCACCAGCATTCTTaaggccaaatggcatgaccttgtagcaatatgTGTTacgatgtgtgcccttaaatcctattgtatgatgctatgtatgacattatgtatgacctaatgttgtggttaataaagttgttttattattagctaaaaataatggtaacattaatattgggatattatcatatagtccatgggatgcatagtatgtgatttatgtgatttagccacagaagatataaatcgcaagttctttgtaaacttagaattttagttcgtagtcgttaatgaaatttggtatttcatctatgaagactataacatatcaactaagatgatttttcttgatcatggaaatggagatttctaattggtatgttgatatgttttaagagttaaaacatattgaactagaccgctacgagatttattattctcctaacgactgttaaatgaataataaactcacgatttctatttacatgaactcttaatcctaagaggataatggacttgatcatgaagtgtagattactttgatatatcaggagtgagctCTAAAGaaatgatcaaaacctcagtatattgggcaatcacattttagtgttgatggaacatatattctcaagatggaattcatagtctcttaatggagtataaaatattctcttaagataagtttaatgggttcagttattcagagagttaggcccaaccactttgttaagaagttactaaagtatatatttatgaaattggatttcataaatatatgatgaataactttaatggattaaactgggtactcaaggaattaagatgtagtaatcttctaAGTGGCAGTCTAaattcataactttgtattactacaaatattttatgaagatgttgcatgtacaataaagtcttgggatataatttataaataaggcctagagtgcaactatatttatatagtggtattagatatagttaatggtaactttggacttgtcaagagttgacagagaAGCCCAAGATCTATTGGAGCTAGTTtttttattggtcccttttggtcccactccgaGCCACGcacttaagtccaattggaaaggcccaaaaagctaactcagttagatacaaagggagaaacatacataattttttgtgtgtgaaaaatataacactattgtgaaatggtgtgtaagaagtgttagacactttgacattctccttggaaaactaattgagagaccacacttcttgaagattaaaagtgtttccaagtgatTCTGATCTTCGTTTTTGAAgttcactgcaccaaggtacactctcttgttcttaaattctgaaacttacatagtataTGTTAACATttgtgaatgaaatagatccattatttttccgctgcgtatgttttgtatgcgatacaaacatgtatttatccaacaattggtatcagagtggtcTTCATTTtcgtatctgtttaacatgttttgagttttggaatttgtgacaataatttcatgttgttagaaattagttttctgcatggttgttattattgtttgatgaaaaatgatattgatgttatgatgttgtttaaatttgagtttaagtatgttaaattgaattttaaggctatagcattaatgatattcagtttagatatcaatctctTTCCATTATGTTCACatgatggttgtttgttcataaaaaaaaaaaaacgttaaaaaactgtcttagataaattctggaaaattcaaaattcgtgAAGCTTAATTGATCAAACATCtatcgagcatcgatcgagtTGGCAAAATTTTTCTCGACCAATCGAGGATCTATTGAGCATCGATCGAGCTGGTAGAattttttcttactttggctgttagagtgtttaatttatgttttagttctagagttttaatattggaagactgtctatatgtacctaatgttcgtaggaatttaatttctgcaacttatttaggtaaacatgggtattgtgttatcgtgaaagacaatgttgtaataaagaaggatgagttattcaactttactagtttctttttggggatatgcactgAAAACGgcaatgcatattttaaatttggttccatcaaaatctgttcctaacacacctaaggaattgtggagtgggcgcaagcctagtatgaaatatcttcacatttggggatgtccagcacatgtgttgaaagggaagtctgataagttggaagcaaaaacagaagtatgcatgtttttaggatattcaaaggaaactaagggttatttattctataatgttagaaaatttagacctcggttgatagaattaacaagttttaaacctgAATTGTTAATTAgctttattatgaataaaacttgttaaaacaaacaaacaaacatcaatattatgttaaaatcatatgcagcggaaaggtaaataagacaagatatgatgacccaggaaaaccaataaaacaaactagtttcacagtaaaaaacctggggagaaaccttcccgaaaagcaatttactatattaaagagaagtttcagatatagtacaaaacctttgtccctagactctacaattcctgtagatgaactcacagcagaaaccttctatcgcttcagaacctctgaactctttaatatatgaacgccaccctttgatgcacggatcccagtacgtgactaactcctttgcacgaatcctagtacgtgactcactcaccaacttgaggaagaagaatgttggctgcaaagttcttcacttcatcaacaatgaagatcaagaagcacttggttacaaaaccttaaggcgcAAAAGATGCAATAACTTCtttctgagagaataaggctccggtcaccttttgcatatgttctccttacattctcttatgtgacagcctctaaaataagccttatatatgtctagggttgtgagaaaagaaaccctacacaaggGCTGAAAATCAGAtataaaaattctgattttcataacctcgatagatacctcgatagatactatttgtcgagcctcattaaacctggATAGATAACTAtttgtcgagaagctgtcgagctatctgtccgcaggtgtcgagctatctgtccaactttagtgaacaccttttcttcactcgtttcttggtccaatcttcatggctttaatactagacttgaacaacatgttctttgaagtattaaacacatcctagatctacccaattacaagtaaaatgcgttttgtcaaaggattagccaactacataaaatatgtccttaacatataatcataaggataacaaagtatTTGTTAGTACCCATGCCAaatttggaagatgattatgtgaataacttTAATCGTAGGAGCAaatttgttttggctgaaatagatgaacctatagttgaacaatCAATGGATAAACTAGGAACGATGtagttgtattagatacaccacaagatactactcatgagccATCTTTATCCGATTGTACCCTAAAAAACCATCCATAAATGACAGCAGGGCACGTTCGGTTGTATTATCGACTAGGATGTCAATGTGAGGTAAAGGAAAATCATCTTTTAGGCTAGCCTTATTCCGATCTCagaagtctacacacatcctcACTTTCCCATCCTTCTTTGGCACCGgaaccacattagctaaccattCCGAATAGTTGACCACTCTCAGGAATCTTGCATTGTACTGTTTCTCAATTTCTTCCTTTATCTTAAGAGTCCATTCTGGCTTCATTCTTCTTAATTTTCGCTTGACCAGCTTCATGGTCGGATCTATCAGAATGTAATACTGCACTATATCTGTATCAATCCCAGGCATGTCTTCGTATGACCATGCAAATACCTCTTTGAATTCTGTCAGTAAGGCAACTAATGCATCTTTCTCAGAGGTGGTTAAGGTATTGCCCACTAGTATCACTTTAGGTTCATCATTAGTTCCCAAGTTAATaggttgggtttcttcttttataggttcCACATGCCCttgttttaattctttattattaagagtttctttatcaattcagaaataaaaacatttacagCCAATAAATAAGCAGAatcaaaaatcatattataaggaaaagagTTCTCAACTGACTCAACTGAAACAAACTCAACAGGAATACTATCACAAACAGACTTGACAAGAATAGTAATATTAGTAGAAATAGACTCAATAGGGACAAAAACATTGTTCTTGGCAAGAGTGACTGGCTCGTCAGTCTTGATCTTCTTTACAGAGTCTTCCATGGGGTGGGTGGCTCCCTCCCATGCTCAATTCTTTAACTCGATTGTGGCTTCCACGATGGCGAGTGGCTCCTAGTGAGTTCCTTCTTCCCTCAACATCAATACCATGGGATCTTCATCCATATAATCTGTGCCTTTATCATTAATCTCTATATCTCTGGGCTTGTCAGTCATAAAAGCATCCAGGTGCTCTATACTATCCATCCACTCATCAAACAAATCTTGCTTCCCTTTGTTGCTCGGGTGGATGTATTGAGGGAGATACTCTAACTTATTCCCTTCCATCTTCTCATCTTCACCTTCAGAACTCTCCAGTGTTAGGTTTTTGAAACTATGGATCATCAGCTTTCGGTCTAGAGCAGCCAATCTAGCATTTatgtcatcttcttcttcagtgTATGGGGTTAGGGAGCCAAGTTCTGAGTTGTGAAATGATCCTAACTCAGGAATCTCTCTACCATGCTTGTCATATCAAGGACTTGACCTTGAGCTACCATCATTAATGCAGCTCTAATTCGAAGGACACCCATTAGGGTATTCATCATAGTCTACATTATCAGCCTCTTTAACCTCCTCTCTTGCAGCTTCCAACACATTTTCTACCCTATATTCATCACTTTAGCGTTGCTCCCCATGTCTATAAGTTCAACTTTAGCGTCATCCTCAATATCTCCATCATAGTAGTCTGCATCAtcatcagagcggtcttcataGAAAAGACttacatcttcatcttctctatCACTAAGGAGTTCACCCCAATCATTGCCACTATATTGGCTATCATAGTCTTCACTATCATTTCTTTCACTATCACTATTGCTATCATCCTTACCATCTCCATTGTCGCTGCTGCTGCTAGCACTACTACTAACACTTTTGCTATTACTACTTTCATTATCATCACTAGGGGCTTCTCCCCCTTCCCTATCTTCATCACTAGTTCTTGCTTCATACAGGCTCTTCAATGCATGTTGACAAGCTTCCCAGTACTCTTCTTATTATATATTGCAAATGACATCTCCTAGAAGCGTAGTCATTGCATTAGGGTCCATGTAATCAGCCTAATCAGTAGGAACCCAGGTTGTGTCTTCCTTCTTTGGCTCTGGAAGCTTGTTGTCGCAATTAAATAGTAGCTCAAACTCAGGCATCATTGTTCTTAACTCAGGATTATACCTTAGTTTAGGGAATCCCCAATAGCGTTGACTATCTCTAGCTTTGACAAACTTTTCGTTCAATGTGGGAGTATAAGGCTTTAGGGGTTCCAGAGGGTAAGGAAGTCCCTTTCCTTTGGCCTTGGCATGGGCCATTCTCTTCACCTCCATCTCTAATAAGTCATCATCAGTGGGCTTATAGCCTAGCCTAAAAGGTGGTGTGGCAGTAGGAATTATTGGGACTTGAATAGTTGGCTTCTTCATAGTCTTCCCCAAGTTTATCTTCGGAAGGTAATTCATTCTCCTCATCATTGCCACCACGTTATTGTTGTTGTAGGGGGCAAAGTCCATGGGAATCTTCTCCACTTCCTCTTCCTTTCTTTCAAAGCCAGGTTTCTCAATTTCAAAGCCATCCAAGGCCAATGGCTCATTCTCAAAAACAATACCAAAAATAGACTTTGGTACGGTCAAAGTATCGCCTTATATGGTAAGTATGGCTCCTTCACATGAAACTAAACCTTTTGGTATAGGGATGAAGGTACGACCTCTGTGTCATAGATCCATGGACGCCCAAGGAGCATATTGAAGCATGATGTTATGTTCAAGACCTAAATCTCCACCTTCTTGATCATTGGCCCTATAGTGAGCTTCTAGTGTTACGGTTCCCAAGACCATTCTTCTACTATCATTGTATGCCCTCATATGCTGATCAGTCAGCACAAAGTCTTCAATACTTAGGCCCAAGCAACTTGTAGGCTTTAAAGGACACACATTTAAGGCACTTCCATCATCAATTAGAACCATAATCCTCTTACCTTTGGTATCTATAGTAATATGCAATGGCTCATTGTGGTGCTTCCCTTTCTTTGTCAAATCCTTGTCAGAGTAGGAAATAATGAGTTCCCTACTTATGGACCTAATCATATCCATTAGATCTTAAGAAGTTGTGGTTGTAGagacttggatttggttgagaagGTTTACCAGATTCTGGCGGTGCTTGTATGAGGCCATGAGTAAACCCCATAAAGATATATTGGTTTGTGTCTTCTGTAGTTGCTTGAGGGTCTCATCCTCTTCAGCGGGTATTGGTTGGGTGGCTTTGTTCAAGGCTTCTACTGCGTTGTCTGTCTCCAAGTGTGgaggtttgaagtgtctccccccttGTGATGTAAGCAATTTTCGTTGGGTCATTTAGATCAGTATCTTaaggtttgaagtgtctccccccatttgtggataTTAGATtatttgattggggtttgaagtggCTCCCTCCATATGTAGGTGCTTGATTATTTGATTAGGGTCCAGAGTGTTTCCCCTCATTTGTGAATGTCGGGTAATTTGATTGAGGTTTGAAATGTCTCCGTCTATTTGTGGATGTTGAATAATTTGTGGTTCTGTTACATCTTCACTACATATGTCATACCTTGTAGTGGATGTCGTACACATCAACTCTTCCCATGTCATCATAAAGCACTGGGGTAGGTCATAAATCAATTTAGAAATGTCCTTTTTTCCT
Coding sequences within:
- the LOC142612255 gene encoding uncharacterized protein LOC142612255, producing the protein MNPLKYLMEKPVQDGKATKWVLLLSEFDIKYVTQQSMKGRAIADQLAHCSLEEAKEIQGDFLDEDIMRIEVESWKMYFDGATNQNGSGIGILLISPKGTHIPFSSRLNFPTTNNATEYDACIMGLRATLGLGVKELEVCGYSALIIFQIWNRWKINNNKP